In Nostoc piscinale CENA21, the genomic stretch TCCCCCATTGATTGATTCTGACTCCTGAATTCTGACTTCTGAATTCTTCTTCAATATATAAATAACACCTTTAATTATTAAAAATATAGCGTTCATTTATTTGTTGTTTTATGATCTATTAAATAGTCAGTCGTGTTTTATACATCAACTTGGGCATAATATACGAGGTGTGTATATTAGCTTGATATGGATAGGCGATCGCGGCGGAGATTGGCGGATATTTTGATGAGAGTGAAGGGCGATCGCTCAGTGCGCCAGTTTGCGTTAGATTTGGATGTGGCGGTTGGTACTGTGCAAAATTGGATGAGTGGCTCTGGATTGCCTAATGCTGAGAATATAGAAAAAATTGCAACGGCGGCGGGGATGTCTGTGCAGGAATTTTATGATTATTTGAGTGGAGATGAAAAAACCCTTGAACAAAAAAGCTCAAGGGATATTTTTCAGATTGCTGTGCGTAATTTGGATGATGAGGGGATTAGGGAATTGATTGTGTTGTTAGTGGGGGTAGTGGGGAGGGGTTAGGGACGGTCAGGTTTGTCTTGAAGACCGCAATGTGGGTATTGATTTCTGATTGAAATATTGGGCGCGTATTAGCAAATAGTCGCCAGTTTTCATGTTTTGTTACCTCCCCATTGAGAACATACAGAACCGCAAAGCCTTCTTTGGTATGAATATCGCAATAATTTTCTTTATCGTTAACGCTTTTGACAACGTAAACCGCGTTTTCGTCATAACCTTTGTAATTTCCTTTAATGATCAAAAAGTCGTCGCGTTTTAGCTCCGCAATATTGTTTACTTGCCGTCCTGGAATATTATTCACCGCGATCGCTCCTAGTTTTGCTCCTAAGTTGTGGTTTTATTAGTAAAAGCCTCTTTTGGGGTTTTACCGGAGCCTTGAAGTGTAATATATTCCCCGTCCACAAGTTCACGACTACAAAAAGCGAACTTCCCCTCAAGGATGCCGTATTCCCAAGCAATAGCCAAAGGGTTCTCCTCCTCCATAGCTATTGCCTCGTAAGTGCTGCGGGTAGCTCGAATCTCGTAAGGGATGTCAAGGCAGTTTTTTTACTAATGCTTCAAACTGCTGTATATTCATCGCGATCGCTCCCACATTCCTACTTGTTTTTGTAATTCGTCGAATATTGCTGCAATCTCTGGCTGTTCGTGCATTTTTATGGTATCCGCATACTTGAGCAATGACCTCTTGTTCTTCTTCCGTCCAATCTTTTGTGACTGGCAGTTTTAATCTAAGTAACATTAGCCGCGATCGCTCTTTGGGTTTGGGTAAGGAAAATTCTCTACATAACTTGGAGGAAGTGACTGGTAGCACGGCCCCTCTTTGGCAACAAATCGCGTATCACCGCACTCGTAGCACCTCCAAAGCCCATCCCAGAAGTTTAGACACTTAAAACTAGGATGTCCGCATTCTGGGCAAAACAAAGGGTATCTTGGTAAAGTTTTGAACATCGCGATAGCTCCTACTTAATAAGTAATAGTGGGCAGATTTCTAGGCTTTTGCGTTCTGCGCTTCCTTTTCATAGCCCTCAATTTTTCTTTCAATGCTGTACTCCAAGAGGTACGAAACCAAGTTGGAAACCGATCTACCTTCGGATTCGGCCAACCTCTCTAACCTTTCGTAGAGCTTGTCTGGAATGCTTGCACTTAGCCGCTTCATTATTGTTTTACTCACGCGTTACACCTCAATTACATCACATTACTTTAATCCTACAGCATTTTTATGTAAATATGCTTGACAAGTGATGTAAATCTGCATAACATTAGGTATAGAAGCAAAAACAAAGGCGATCGCGCCTCCGACCAAGAAGAAAGCGATCGCCTTAACCCAAAAAGGTCTATTACAATGTACCAAATTTATTCAATCGATACGCTCAAGGTTAAAAGTTTAGTTGAGTTGAAGGCGATTGCTCAACCAATTGGCGCAGTAGCTCAAGATAAACGCTCCAAGCAATCATGGATTGATGCAATTGAAGCCAAGCAGCCCCAACCAGTGCAGCCAGTTAATTTTGATGTTGATGGTAGTGATGTTGTGGTTGATGGGGTAGTGATCGCGTCCATCGAACAGGATGATAATTTAACTCAACCTTATTTTGTAGCAATTAACGGCGTTGAAATTTTCCGTGATGCCGCTTGGGGTAAGTGCTTCTCGTATATCTGCTGGCATTACAAGCAAGGCACTTTACCAATCCCCTCCGAACCCGCCGATGATTATTTATTTCACGAAGAACTTAATAGGGTTGCCGCCGAAGTGGTTGAAGCACAACAGCCCGCGCAATTACCGCAAGTTGGTGATTCTCATTTTATCGGCAACTACTTTTTAAGATGCGCTCAAGTCAGCGGGGATTGTGCTGCTGTGTGGGATGTAAGTTGCGATGGCGCGGTGATGGGTGAAATCAGGATGGGGTGGGATTGCTTCTGGTCTCACACCATGAGTTTAGGATCGTTTGCTACGCCACAAGAAGCAGTAATTGATCTACACGAATTTGCTCAAGAATTAATCGCAGTTTAAATCATCAAAAGCGATCGCCCCTCTGCCAAGAAGTCAGCGATCGCTGTCCACCACTCAAGATGAACACCATGAAGAATATCACAAAGTCTGCACTGTTGCTGGTGCTTCTGCTTGCCATGCCCATCTGTGCTGTTGATGTACCACAGACAACAGAAAGACCAAAAGCCAAAACAGACAGAACCGGGAGGGGTTAGAAAAACTCCCTTCGACAACGACAAGCCCAAGTATATAATCCCTGGCGAATAATCCCAAAGCAAAAGGCGGACTCGCTACAAATCCGCCGCCACACAAAAACTGTAAACGTTGAGAATCAAATCATAATTATGCTGAAATATAACGCAACCATCATCATTTTTACAACCGTTTTATCTGCTGGGATCTCCCTGTCCAACCAACACGCGATCGCCTTTGGTCATGCTGTAGCGATCGCTAATCGTGGGTGCGATCGCCGTGAAGAAAATTGTGTCAAGCAAATTAAACCAGTTGTGCGTGTCCGCCAAAGATGGACTGGCAAGCCCCCAAAAATGCAACTATTAAATATCCAGTGCGACAAGGGTAAACCATTGCCTGGGTTCCAAGGTGACGCAGTTGCTTGCAAAAAGCAATGGGAACAACAGCAGCGTGAGCAATTGAGACGAGATGCTTACGTTCCAAGCGATAACGGGCAACCAGATAGTGAAAATGGGACGGGTACACGGTGATGAGGAGGATTGTAGATTTACGGCGTTCACCGTTAGGTGTGCCGTAGGTATCGCGTCTCTTGTCTCCACATCAATTCCTAAAATCTCGATTTATCAGTGGTAACAACTATGAGCTTAGACCAATTAATCACCAGCGCCTACAACAAATACCAAGCCGAAATAAAAGCCCAAAAAGAGGCGAAAGAAGCTGAAGAGCACCGCTGGGTTGACAACGCGATCGCTGAATTTAAAGCTTTTCTTGATAAAGCAATCCCACCTGAAATACAACTAGAATTAGGGATTGAAATTAAGGCGGTCTATAATCAATCAGCTTGGGCAGAATTCACGTTTTGCAGTGAATTGTTGACAATTTGCAGGTATGGGAGTGAAAGACTGAACCTCAACAAAGGTGGGCATACTCTGGGGGGTAAATATATTGACTCCGGTTATTTCCTGAATGTTTTGCTAACTGAATTAGGGAAAATCAGGGCAGAATTTCCAACCATCAACCTTGAAGAAGTCGAAAGTATTCAAATCAAACTGGAGAGCCACTATATAGGAGTTAAGGCGATCGCAAGCTCATCCGATACTTGGAAGCAATTATGCGATCGCAGCCCAGAAATCAAAAAATATTTAGAAGATGCGCTTTGTAATTTAGAGATGGCGATCGGGTATTTAGAAGAGGTGATCAAGGAATGATTACTCCAGAAATCAGGGAGGAATTGCGCCGTATTCAAATCGATTTAAAGAAACCTTTTCCCCCTTCTTTTCATCAGATTAGAGAATTACCAGGGAAGGGTTACTGGGCGTTTGTCCCGCATCAAGTTATCCGCCAAAGATTAGATGAGGTCGCCCCTGAATGGCTATCTGATTTCTCTTCTGTGGAAGTATTGGGTTCTGACGCAGTTTGCCGTTGTGCTATCACAATTTTGGGCATACGCAAAGAAGCAATTGGTAGCGTTCCGCTAGTCGCTGCCACCAATAAAGATGGCAAAGATGTCAGTCGTGGTAGTGCGGCTGACAGGGTATCCGCCGAGGCTTTTAAGAACGCTGCTGAAGCATGGGGCGTAGGTGTTTATCTGGACGATCAGGCTTTTGTGGCAACTTACCTCAGCAAAAACGCGGAAGAACTGAGCGATAAGGTAAAAAACGAACTGCGATCGCTTATCACATACCTTAGAAATAAAGGTGAACTACTTCCACCTAATTCGACTGTTAGCGCCAAGCCGATTCCGAAAACTCAACAATCAACAGTTAAAGAAGGCTCGATTCTGCATGATATGAGTGGCGTTTCTCCAGCAAAAACCATTTCTAAGGCACAAGCCCAAAGATTATGGGCGATCGCACGCAATGAACTTAAGTTGTCAGACACCGATGTTAAGGCGGTATTTGTAGAGTTTGGGGTTGAGTCAACTAACAATATTCTGGCAACTGACTACAACAAAATAATTGAACGGTTGAAGGCTTATGGACAGTTTTGAAGGTGTAGTGATGCAAAAATCCAAGGTAATAGCCATCGGAAGACGAAAATACAAACGCGCTTTGCTAGAGATGCAAAGAGCTATCGAGCTAGAACTTGAAAGCCTAGAAAAAGATGGCGACAGCTTTGAGTCTAGCGATGGCATATAGGAATCATATTTGATTTTTGAAAAAAAACAAGAGATAATACGGAGACAGGTAATAAGTATAAGGAAGAACAATGCTGAATCAGCACTTGCAGCAGGCGATCGCTGAACTAGAGGAATTTATAGTTCAAAATATAAATGCCCGTGAAGCGAGAAAAGGATTAGCAGTAAAGCTGGTTTATCAAGGTTACTTATATGAGGAAATCAAGAAAATTCTTGGTGTTTCACTTGGTTCAATAACAGGTTGGAAACAAGTATATGAGGAGAATGGTGTTGATGGTCTAAGACTAAATTATAAAGGAAGAAAAAGCTATTTGAGTAATGAGCAGCGAGAGGAAGTATTGAGTTGGCTTCAAACAAAGGATTATTGGGAAATAGGAGAATTAGAGTATAAACTAGCTTTTGAATACGATGTAGTTTACGAAACGAAAAAAAGTTACTACGATTTGTTTAAAGCAGCAGGAATAAGTTGGAAAAAAAACACGAAAGTTAACCCAAAAGCCGACCCAGATGCTGTTGATGCAAAAAAAAAGAGATTGAAACATTGTTGGAAAACAACCGGAGCGAAATTGAAACAGGTAAATTAAGAGTGCTACTGATTGATGAATGTCATTTAATGTGGGGAGACTTAAGTGGTTATATATGGGGTAAAACAGACCAAGAAATTATGGTTCCGGTGGTCAATGAACGAGAGAAACAAACATATTATGGAGCCATTGACTATCTTCAAGGAGAATTAATACTTAAAACTTATGATGCTGGAAATTCCCAAAATACGATTGATTATCTACGTTATTTGCTAGATGAGTCTCCTAATCAGCAATTATTAATTTTTTTGGGATGGTGCTAGTTACCATCGTTCTCAAGAAATTAAGAATTTTTTTGGATGAACTGAATAAAGGACTTTCAACTGACCAGTGGAAAATACACTGCGTTCGTTTTGCTCCTAATTGTCCAACACAAAACCCTATTGAGGATGTTTGGTTGCAAGCCAAAACCTGGGTTCGACGTTTTTGTGCTTTGCTCCCTTCATTTTCTCATTTAAAATGGATGTTTGAATGGTTTATCCGTCACACTACCTTTGATTTTCCCACTCTTCAGATGTACGGAGCTTTTTCAAAAATCAAATATTAGTCCTATAGGTAACGTTCCGGGTTTACCTACAGAGGCTGCACGCATTCCACCTTGATCGGAAGCAGCAGCTTCAGCAATTTTCGCTCTTCTGGCGCGAATTGCTGCGGCTACCTGTGCTACTCCTGTCGCAGTACCCCCAATTGCGGAAGGATTGCTGCATAAAATCGCCGAGTTATCTCCACGCTGCGGTGTTTTTTCTTTAGAATTATTTTCAGGTTTTACTAGCAAGCTTTTAGCCAAACTATCTAAGTAAGGCTCCATTTCTAATGCTCGGAGAACGTCTGCTGCTGACTGGTAGCGATTGCGTACGGAAACATCTAACATTTTTCGTAATACACCAGTCAAGTGATCACTCACATGCACCAAATGTTCCCACATCATTTCCCCTGTGGTGGGGTTGTAATCTAAATCTTTAGGGGTTTTGCTGGTGAGCAAATAAATACAAGTTACTCCCAGGGCGTAGATATCACTAGCATAAACCGGACGCATCGCCATTTGTTCAGGAGGTGCGAAGCCAGGGGTACCAATTGCATAGGCGGTTAAGGCGGTCTGTCCTGATTGACTCGGCGCAGCTTGAGTAACATGGTTTTTGACAGCACCAAAGTCAATTAGCACCATTCGGGCATCTTGAGTACGACGAATTAAATTGGCTGGTTTGATATCACGGTGAATTACCTTCTGCTCATGGATGTATTGCAGTACAGGTAACATTTCACTCAAAAACTGTTTAACGCCAACTTCAGTCAATACTCCATTAGCTTTGACTTCCTGTTGCAAGGTAGCACCACTAATGTATTCCTGAACTAGATAGAATTGTTCCTGTTCTTCAAAATAGTCAAGTAATCTGGGGACTTGAGGATGGTTGCCAATTTTACCCAAAGTTCTGGCTTCACGCTCAAATAGTTCTCGCGCCATTTGCAAAACATGGGGTGCGTTTCCTGATGGTCGTAGTTGCTTGATGACGCAACTTGGTTCTCCTGGTAAAGCTTCATCTTGAGCCAGAAAGGTTGCGCCAAAGCCTCCTTGACCTAACGGTTTACTCACCCGATAGCGATCGCGCAGCAGTAGGCGCGAGCCGCAAGACTGACACCTTTGGCTATATACCACATTTTCTGGATTGGGACAGGTTGGATTTAAGCAGTAGCTCATGCACTGTCAACTCGCTGCGCGAAAATGGCCGGGAGCGTTACGCTCTAGTTTAATTATTTAGACCAAAACCTACTCTGGGCAGGTAATTTATGCTGGAAATCCTTTGAAGAGTTCCTAAAGTTCGACTGGTTTATCTAAGCGATCATCACAACAAGATAGCTGATTTACAGCGCGATCGTCAGTAGTTATCAAGCTATTTGTGTAATAAGTTATTTTCAACTAAAAATCCTAAGTATTTTTACAGTCACGTAAGTAGTGCTGAGTTGAAAGTGCTGAGTGCTGAGTTTAGAAAGCGCCGTAGGCGCTAATGTTCTCAATTGCTTGGCAAATTAGTACTGAGTATTCAGCACTCAGCGAGAAGTTGCTTGCGGGGGTTTCCCCCGTTGAGCAAACTTCGGTGACTCAGCACCTAGAGACTAGACAATACTTCCCGTGCGACGGCTAGAGTCTGCTCAATATCTTCTTCAGTATGCGCTAAAGAAGTAAACCCAGCCTCAAACTGAGAAGGTGCTAAATAAACACCACGCTCTAACATTCCGCGATGAAAACGTCCAAATTTGGCAGCATCTGACTTTTTGGCATCTTCGTAGTTATGAACAGGCCCAGAAGTGAAAAATAAGCCAAACATGGCGCTAATGTGACCACCACAAGCAGCGTGACCAGTTTCTTGAGCAATTCGCAGTAACCCGTCAGATAGTTTTTGCGTAATTCGGTCAAGATAATCATAAGTACCTGGTTTTTGAAGCAATTCCAGGGTTTTGATACCAGCTGTCATCGCCAAGGGATTCCCGGAAAGAGTACCCGCCTGATACACAGGGCCAGCGGGAGCAATCATGGACATAATATCCCGCCGTCCTCCGTAGGCTCCAACTGGTAAACCACCACCAATGACTTTACCCAGTGTTGTCAAATCGGGAGTAATGCCAAATTTCTCTTGAGCGCCACCGTAGGCGATACGGAAGCCTGTCATGACTTCATCAAACACTAGTAAAGCGCCATGTTCGTGGGTGAGTTCCCGTAGACCTTCTAAAAACCCAGCATCAGGAGGAATAAACCCAGCATTGCCAACTACTGGCTCTAGAATGACACCAGCAATCTGGTCACGGTTTTCTTCAAATAATGCTTTGACGGCTTCCAAGTCATTGAAAGGAGCTGTTAAGGTGTTGCTAGTTGCTGATTTTGGTACTCCTGGGGAGTCGGGTAAACCGAGGGTCGCCACACCGGAACCAGCTTTGACCAAGAACATATCAGCATGTCCGTGGTAGCAGCCTTCAAATTTGATGATTTTCTCCCGATTGGTAAAAGCCCGCATCAGCCGCAAAACTGCCATACAAGCTTCTGTCCCAGAGTTGACAAATCTGACCATTTCGATGCTCGGAACAGCATCAATCACCATTTCTGCGAGTACGTTTTCCAGAACTGATGGCGCACCAAAACTTGTACCTTTTTCTAAAGCTTCATGGAGTGCTGAGATCACTTCTGGATGAGTATGTCCGCAAATAGCAGGCCCCCAAGTGCCTACATAGTCGATGTATTGGTTGCCATCAACATCCCAGATGTATGCCCCTTTAACATGGTCAAAAACTATGGGTTGACCACCTACAGATTTAAATGCTCTGACAGGAGAACTAACTCCTCCTGGCATGAGGTTTTGGGCGGCGGCGAAAATTTCTTGTGATTTTGTGGTTTTAATTGTGGTGTTTACCAAGGTTCTCTCCTAACAGTGAGAAAGAAAAAAGCTCTATCTTAGGATAGGGTTAAATACTGTGCATAATTTCTATCCTATATAAATAGCTGAACCAGGAAAATAACAACTATGTTGTATAAGTCCAATGAAGACTTGCCTTTAGAAATCAGGACTCGCTTATCTGAGGCATACCAGGAGCTTTACCGTGCAGCTTTTAACTCGGCTCTCCATTGGTATGGGGAAGCATCGAAAGCTCACCAAGTGGCGCTAAGTGCCGTTAGAATGCAGTCTGCAATGGACAGAAATGTTGTTGTTTCTGGCTAGGTAATAAATTTTCATTTTCATAAAACATGCCAGCTGTCATATTGAGAATGGTATCGTGAATCCATTAATCATTGTTGTTAAAGCAAGTAAGCTGGTATGTTTTCTACCGAACCACATTTATTCCACCAGGCTATTCCCGTTGAAGAAATTCGCTACGACGAACGGGGTTTGATAGCGGCTATCGTACAAGACTATTTGGATGGCACAGTCTTGATGATGGCGTGGATGAATCGGGAGTCGTTACAAAAGACTTTGGAAACTGGAGAAACTTGGTTTTGGAGTCGTTCCCGTCAAGAGTTGTGGCATAAAGGCAGGACTTCGGGACATATTCAAAAACTTAAAAGCATTCGTTATGACTGTGATAGTGATGCTTTGTTAATTGGGGTAGAGCAAATTGGAGATATTGCTTGCCATACGGGTGAGCGCAGCTGTTTTCATCAAGTAGATGGCAAAATTCAACCACCACCAGCAGATACATTATCTCAGGTGTTTCAGGTGATTTGCGATCGCCGCGACCACCCCACAGAAAGTTCTTATACCTGCAAGCTAT encodes the following:
- a CDS encoding helix-turn-helix domain-containing protein, translated to MDRRSRRRLADILMRVKGDRSVRQFALDLDVAVGTVQNWMSGSGLPNAENIEKIATAAGMSVQEFYDYLSGDEKTLEQKSSRDIFQIAVRNLDDEGIRELIVLLVGVVGRG
- a CDS encoding ribbon-helix-helix domain-containing protein, coding for MKRLSASIPDKLYERLERLAESEGRSVSNLVSYLLEYSIERKIEGYEKEAQNAKA
- a CDS encoding Rad52/Rad22 family DNA repair protein; the protein is MITPEIREELRRIQIDLKKPFPPSFHQIRELPGKGYWAFVPHQVIRQRLDEVAPEWLSDFSSVEVLGSDAVCRCAITILGIRKEAIGSVPLVAATNKDGKDVSRGSAADRVSAEAFKNAAEAWGVGVYLDDQAFVATYLSKNAEELSDKVKNELRSLITYLRNKGELLPPNSTVSAKPIPKTQQSTVKEGSILHDMSGVSPAKTISKAQAQRLWAIARNELKLSDTDVKAVFVEFGVESTNNILATDYNKIIERLKAYGQF
- the hemL gene encoding glutamate-1-semialdehyde 2,1-aminomutase — protein: MVNTTIKTTKSQEIFAAAQNLMPGGVSSPVRAFKSVGGQPIVFDHVKGAYIWDVDGNQYIDYVGTWGPAICGHTHPEVISALHEALEKGTSFGAPSVLENVLAEMVIDAVPSIEMVRFVNSGTEACMAVLRLMRAFTNREKIIKFEGCYHGHADMFLVKAGSGVATLGLPDSPGVPKSATSNTLTAPFNDLEAVKALFEENRDQIAGVILEPVVGNAGFIPPDAGFLEGLRELTHEHGALLVFDEVMTGFRIAYGGAQEKFGITPDLTTLGKVIGGGLPVGAYGGRRDIMSMIAPAGPVYQAGTLSGNPLAMTAGIKTLELLQKPGTYDYLDRITQKLSDGLLRIAQETGHAACGGHISAMFGLFFTSGPVHNYEDAKKSDAAKFGRFHRGMLERGVYLAPSQFEAGFTSLAHTEEDIEQTLAVAREVLSSL
- a CDS encoding ChaB family protein → MLYKSNEDLPLEIRTRLSEAYQELYRAAFNSALHWYGEASKAHQVALSAVRMQSAMDRNVVVSG
- the hisIE gene encoding bifunctional phosphoribosyl-AMP cyclohydrolase/phosphoribosyl-ATP diphosphatase HisIE; its protein translation is MFSTEPHLFHQAIPVEEIRYDERGLIAAIVQDYLDGTVLMMAWMNRESLQKTLETGETWFWSRSRQELWHKGRTSGHIQKLKSIRYDCDSDALLIGVEQIGDIACHTGERSCFHQVDGKIQPPPADTLSQVFQVICDRRDHPTESSYTCKLFAGGDNKILKKIGEESAEVVMAFKDDEPESIAGEVADLLYHTLVALAHHQVDLKAVYRKLQERRS